A genomic segment from Mobula birostris isolate sMobBir1 chromosome 31, sMobBir1.hap1, whole genome shotgun sequence encodes:
- the hvcn1 gene encoding voltage-gated hydrogen channel 1 yields the protein MARILRYFTTVGDDYQKWQKEDERDEDADEESVPSKFSSLRDVLKWLFNCKKFQIAVVCLVILDALFVLCELLIDLSIVEADKEKIAPQVFHYLSITILTVFILELAAKLYAFRLEFFWHKFEVLDGVIVIISFILDIVYISREDAFDGLGLLILLRLWRVARIINGIFLTLKSRQKKKEIELNRANNNLSQKVGELQSQCTELTQEVERLRRLLQEHRINYQINEETSLKVC from the exons ATGGCAAGGATCTTAAGATACTTTACCACTGTGGGTGATGACTACCAGAAGTGGCAAAAAGAAGATGAGCGTGATGAAGATGCCGATGAAGAAAGTGTTCCTTCCAAATTCAGTTCTCTCAGGGATGTTCTTAAGTGGCTTTTTAACTGCAAGAAGTTCCAG atTGCCGTTGTGTGTTTGGTCATTTTGGATGCCCTGTTCGTGCTTTGTGAGTTGCTAATTGATTTATCGATTGTTGAGGCAGACAAGGAGAAAATAGCCCCCCAG GTGTTTCACTACCTGAGTATTACTATTCTGACTGTCTTTATTCTGGAGTTAGCTGCGAAATTGTATGCCTTCCGCTTAGAATTTTTCTGGCACAAATTTGAAGTTCTGGATGGCGTCATAGTAATTATATCATTCATTCTCGATATTGTCTACATTTCCCGGGAAGATGCTTTTGATGGTCTGGGCTTGCTCATACTATTACGACTATGGAGAGTGGCAAGAATAATAAATG GAATCTTTCTGACTCTGAAGTCACGGCAAAAGAAGAAAGAAATTGAACTGAACCGTGCCAACAACAATCTCAGTCAGAAAGTGGGTGAGCTCCAGAGTCAGTGCACTGAACTG ACACAAGAAGTTGAGAGGCTTCGTCGATTGCTCCAGGAGCACAGAATAAACTATCAGATCAATGAAGAAACTTCATTAAAGGTGTGTTAA